From one Actinomycetota bacterium genomic stretch:
- the nadC gene encoding carboxylating nicotinate-nucleotide diphosphorylase, with amino-acid sequence MDLADLVAAALAEDLGERGDVTSLVTIPDDARARGRVVARSGGVLAGRAFGEEVLRQMGVTGTWQATDGAVLSPGESALGVDGPARAVLSAERTLLNGMSHLSGIATLTARYVEAARPARVLDTRKTTPGWRVLEKQAVAAGGGVNHRMGLHDMVLVKDNHLAMGEMDLQAAVARARDELPGVPVEVEADDLAGVELALAAAPDRVLLDNMDEATMRAAVEMCAGRAETEASGGMDVEGVARAAACGVDYVSVGALTHSAPALDLALDLD; translated from the coding sequence ATGGACCTGGCCGACCTGGTGGCCGCCGCGCTGGCCGAGGACCTCGGTGAGCGCGGCGACGTCACCTCACTGGTGACGATCCCCGATGATGCCCGCGCCCGAGGGCGCGTGGTGGCCCGCTCGGGCGGGGTGCTTGCCGGTCGGGCCTTCGGCGAGGAGGTGCTGCGCCAGATGGGCGTGACCGGCACCTGGCAGGCCACCGACGGGGCCGTGCTCTCGCCCGGTGAGAGCGCGCTGGGCGTGGACGGCCCCGCGCGCGCGGTGCTCTCGGCCGAGCGCACGCTGCTCAACGGGATGTCGCACCTCTCGGGCATCGCCACGCTCACCGCCCGCTACGTCGAGGCCGCCCGCCCCGCGAGGGTGCTCGACACCCGCAAGACCACGCCGGGCTGGCGCGTGCTCGAGAAGCAGGCCGTGGCTGCCGGCGGCGGCGTGAACCACCGCATGGGGCTGCACGACATGGTGCTGGTGAAGGACAACCACCTGGCCATGGGCGAGATGGACCTTCAGGCCGCGGTGGCCCGGGCGCGCGATGAGCTGCCCGGGGTACCCGTGGAGGTGGAGGCGGACGACCTGGCGGGCGTGGAGCTGGCGCTCGCCGCCGCGCCCGACCGGGTGCTGCTCGACAACATGGACGAGGCGACGATGCGCGCCGCCGTGGAGATGTGCGCAGGCCGCGCCGAGACCGAGGCCTCGGGTGGAATGGATGTCGAGGGCGTGGCGCGCGCCGCCGCCTGCGGGGTGGACTACGTGAGCGTGGGAGCCCTGACGCACTCGGCGCCGGCGCTCGACCTTGCACTCGACCTCGACTAG
- the nadA gene encoding quinolinate synthase NadA translates to MTTIAPTCAIPAPEGTVPEAELIARAAAAREALGDRLVILGHHYQKHEVIRFADITGDSFLLARRGAEATQADVMVFLGVYFMAEAADILSQPHQRVVLPDLGAGCHLAECADIFTVNDAWGQITAQFPDRTIVPLTYMNSGADLKAFVGRNGGAVCTSGNAERAFRWARERGDMVFFFPDEHLGRNTACLLGMQPTDPVVWDPRQAHLGGVAPDALAASEIVLWKGFCNVHTGFTVRQVDEARAAHPDVTVIVHPECPRAVVEAADEDGSTEYIIRRLDELPAGSTVAIGTDWNLVDRLRINHPDKTVFCLKEDLCPCVTMNRITLPKLTWTLENLAAGEVMNVVSVDEDMAAEARLALDRMLDL, encoded by the coding sequence GTGACCACGATCGCCCCCACCTGCGCCATTCCCGCGCCAGAGGGGACGGTCCCCGAGGCGGAACTGATCGCCCGCGCGGCGGCGGCACGGGAGGCACTGGGCGATCGCCTGGTGATACTCGGTCATCACTACCAGAAGCATGAGGTCATCCGGTTCGCCGACATCACGGGCGATTCGTTCCTGCTCGCCCGCCGCGGCGCGGAGGCCACCCAGGCCGATGTGATGGTGTTCCTCGGCGTGTACTTCATGGCCGAGGCCGCGGACATCCTCAGCCAGCCGCACCAGCGGGTGGTGCTCCCCGACCTGGGCGCGGGGTGCCACCTGGCCGAGTGCGCGGACATCTTCACGGTGAACGACGCCTGGGGGCAGATCACCGCGCAGTTCCCCGACCGCACCATCGTGCCGCTCACCTACATGAACTCCGGCGCCGACCTGAAGGCCTTCGTGGGGCGCAACGGCGGAGCGGTCTGCACGTCGGGCAACGCCGAGCGGGCGTTCCGCTGGGCCCGCGAGCGGGGCGACATGGTGTTCTTCTTCCCCGACGAGCACCTGGGCCGCAACACCGCGTGCCTGCTGGGCATGCAGCCGACCGACCCGGTGGTGTGGGACCCGCGCCAGGCCCATCTCGGCGGAGTCGCGCCCGACGCCCTCGCGGCGTCGGAGATCGTGCTGTGGAAGGGCTTCTGCAACGTCCACACGGGATTCACGGTGCGGCAGGTCGACGAGGCCCGCGCCGCCCACCCGGACGTGACGGTGATCGTGCACCCCGAGTGCCCGCGCGCGGTGGTGGAGGCCGCCGACGAGGATGGCAGCACCGAGTACATCATCCGGCGCCTCGACGAGCTGCCGGCGGGATCGACGGTGGCCATCGGCACCGACTGGAACCTGGTGGACCGCCTGCGCATCAACCACCCGGACAAGACGGTCTTCTGCCTCAAGGAGGACCTGTGCCCGTGCGTGACGATGAACCGCATCACGCTTCCGAAGCTCACGTGGACGCTCGAGAACCTGGCGGCCGGTGAGGTGATGAACGTGGTGAGCGTGGACGAGGACATGGCCGCCGAGGCGCGCCTGGCCCTCGACCGCATGCTCGACCTCTGA
- the nadB gene encoding L-aspartate oxidase: MTSIRRKTTRSTPIVVVGSGLAGLSAAVRIAAGRDVVIITKGTLGEGSTSWAQGGIAAALGPGDTVHAHADDTIHAAAGLGDSVAASALCADAPGVIADLAALGVGFDIDHGRIALAREGAHSLPRVAHAGGDATGRHVIDALTLRVRRNERITVMEHRRVDDLRVDDHGVHGVLLAGGHVIDASAVLLATGGSGHLFARTTNPMGATADGPALARRAGAALADMEMVQFHPTALAAGASPLALVSEAVRGAGGMLYDCHGEPVMAGVHPMGDLGPRDVVARAVFRRAHDTGHDVVMSLAHLDPDRVRARFPEVAALCAAYGIDLARDPVPVTPAAHYAMGGVLTDLRGRTTVPGLWAVGECACTGLHGANRLASNGLLEAAALGRRAADDVAAGGGTPAPGPRTEPRAFLAGDADGAAVNEAVGRIMWQGCGLERDAQGLGDAVAALDALPRPADAQAAGLLDIARVTALAALAREESRGAHFRTDFPEPDPSQAHRTCWAADTPTAMPSIDLTEVA; this comes from the coding sequence ATGACGTCAATTCGACGTAAAACCACCCGCAGCACCCCGATCGTGGTCGTGGGATCCGGCCTCGCCGGTCTCTCCGCCGCGGTGCGCATCGCCGCCGGGCGTGATGTGGTCATCATCACCAAGGGCACCCTCGGCGAGGGCAGCACCAGCTGGGCGCAGGGCGGCATCGCCGCGGCCCTCGGCCCCGGCGACACGGTGCACGCCCACGCGGACGACACCATCCATGCGGCCGCGGGCCTGGGCGACTCCGTCGCGGCGAGCGCGCTGTGCGCGGACGCCCCCGGGGTGATCGCCGACCTCGCCGCACTCGGCGTGGGCTTCGACATCGATCACGGCCGAATCGCGCTGGCACGTGAGGGCGCCCACTCCCTGCCGCGTGTCGCGCACGCAGGTGGCGATGCCACCGGGCGGCACGTGATCGACGCCCTCACGCTTCGCGTGCGCCGCAATGAGCGCATCACGGTGATGGAGCACCGGCGGGTGGACGACCTGCGCGTGGACGACCACGGCGTGCATGGTGTGCTGCTGGCGGGCGGGCACGTGATTGACGCCTCCGCGGTGCTGCTTGCCACGGGCGGGTCGGGTCACCTCTTCGCGCGCACGACCAACCCCATGGGCGCCACGGCGGATGGACCGGCGCTCGCGCGGCGCGCCGGCGCGGCGCTGGCCGACATGGAGATGGTGCAATTCCATCCCACGGCGCTGGCCGCCGGAGCGAGCCCGCTGGCCTTGGTGAGCGAGGCCGTGCGCGGAGCGGGCGGCATGCTCTACGACTGCCACGGCGAGCCCGTGATGGCGGGCGTGCACCCCATGGGCGACCTCGGGCCGCGCGACGTGGTGGCGCGGGCGGTGTTCCGCCGCGCGCACGACACCGGGCACGATGTGGTGATGAGCCTCGCGCACCTCGACCCCGACCGCGTGCGCGCGCGGTTCCCCGAGGTGGCCGCGCTCTGCGCCGCCTACGGCATCGACCTGGCCCGCGACCCCGTGCCGGTCACCCCGGCCGCGCACTACGCGATGGGTGGAGTGCTCACCGACCTTCGCGGCCGCACCACCGTGCCCGGGCTCTGGGCCGTGGGCGAGTGCGCCTGCACGGGGCTTCACGGGGCCAACCGCCTGGCATCGAACGGGCTGCTCGAAGCCGCCGCACTCGGTCGACGCGCGGCGGACGACGTCGCAGCGGGCGGCGGGACCCCGGCGCCCGGTCCGCGTACCGAGCCCCGGGCGTTTTTGGCCGGCGACGCCGACGGCGCGGCGGTGAATGAGGCCGTGGGGCGCATCATGTGGCAGGGCTGCGGCCTGGAGCGCGACGCGCAGGGCCTCGGCGACGCCGTCGCCGCCCTCGATGCCCTCCCCCGCCCCGCCGACGCGCAGGCCGCCGGGCTGCTCGACATCGCCCGCGTCACCGCCCTCGCCGCGCTCGCGCGCGAGGAAAGCCGCGGCGCCCACTTCCGTACCGACTTCCCCGAGCCGGACCCCTCGCAGGCGCACCGCACCTGCTGGGCCGCTGACACCCCGACGGCCATGCCGTCCATCGACCTCACGGAGGTAGCGTGA
- a CDS encoding DUF2256 domain-containing protein, with protein MRRKGDLPTKLCATCGRPFAWRRKWADNWDDVRYCSERCKRGRPRNADADESKRPPAG; from the coding sequence ATGCGACGCAAGGGCGACCTTCCCACCAAGTTGTGCGCCACCTGCGGCCGCCCCTTCGCATGGCGCCGCAAGTGGGCCGATAACTGGGATGACGTGCGCTACTGCTCGGAGCGCTGCAAAAGAGGCCGCCCGCGAAATGCCGACGCCGACGAATCCAAGCGCCCCCCGGCGGGTTAG
- a CDS encoding restriction endonuclease yields the protein MGPTDGITTSGARASSGEGSTPGAGTSAPPCTASARPGMSARCGCDQMATSSPCPMGITSMPLGGGSSGTHRMAPVMAMRPSASRGSSARVSITTAGPSSRARSRAMARSNRVRPPPGGGSTGSTRSMASPCSRYAEANSAPPRRTDHRHRPSRMRVTSTRRTLDAPGSRSCRGVREHLAMGRMARWLGMEMVTWLIAGGVLVVVLALFAPAVVAVVVGGAVTLALAIGSWSRRGRDGLARRRGLDAADRMTGEEFEDWLAILFRAAGWRVRHTRATGDFGADLLLGHGAPDEVVVQAKRQARPVGVAAVQQVAAARMHYDTDGAMVVTNSTFTPAAIELAGSTGVILWDRHDIARELLSPDRRHSAGVAG from the coding sequence ATGGGCCCCACGGATGGGATCACCACCTCGGGCGCACGCGCGAGCAGCGGCGAGGGGTCCACCCCCGGTGCCGGCACCAGCGCTCCGCCCTGCACCGCCAGCGCCCGCCCCGGCATGAGCGCCCGGTGCGGCTGCGACCAGATGGCCACCTCGTCCCCATGCCCCATGGGAATCACCTCGATGCCGCTGGGGGGCGGATCGTCGGGCACCCACCGCATGGCCCCGGTCATGGCCATGAGGCCGTCGGCATCGCGCGGGTCGTCAGCACGCGTGAGCATCACCACGGCCGGGCCATCGAGCCGCGCGAGGTCGCGCGCGATGGCGCGCTCGAACCGCGTCAGGCCGCCCCCCGGCGGGGGCAGCACGGGGTCGACCAGGAGCATGGCGTCGCCGTGCTCGAGGTACGCCGAGGCCAACTCGGCGCCACCCCGGCGCACCGACCACCGCCACAGGCCATCGCGTATGCGGGTCACCTCCACGCGCCGAACGCTAGACGCACCGGGCAGCAGGTCATGCCGCGGCGTGCGCGAACATCTGGCAATGGGTCGAATGGCGCGCTGGCTCGGCATGGAGATGGTCACCTGGCTGATCGCCGGCGGCGTGCTGGTGGTGGTGCTCGCGTTGTTCGCCCCCGCCGTGGTGGCGGTGGTGGTGGGCGGCGCCGTCACCCTGGCGCTTGCCATCGGCAGCTGGTCGCGGCGGGGCCGCGACGGCCTCGCGCGGCGGCGCGGTCTCGACGCCGCCGACCGCATGACCGGCGAGGAGTTCGAGGACTGGCTGGCGATCCTCTTCCGCGCGGCGGGCTGGCGCGTGCGCCACACCCGCGCGACCGGCGACTTCGGGGCCGACCTGCTGCTGGGGCATGGCGCCCCGGATGAGGTTGTGGTGCAGGCCAAGCGCCAGGCGCGTCCGGTGGGCGTGGCGGCCGTGCAGCAGGTCGCGGCCGCCCGCATGCACTACGACACCGACGGGGCCATGGTGGTGACCAACAGCACCTTCACCCCCGCCGCCATCGAGCTGGCCGGCAGCACCGGGGTGATCCTCTGGGACCGCCACGACATCGCGCGCGAGCTGCTCTCGCCGGACAGGCGTCACTCCGCCGGCGTGGCGGGCTGA
- a CDS encoding dihydropteroate synthase — protein MPDPAPLLAEMAALADAHPDALRASVRAFDIGGVPFDADRRPAIMGVVNLSRDSWYRESVSPSPAAAIERGRVLAAQGAAIIDIGAESTIPGAERVSPEDQLAGVLPVVTALRDDGIVTSVETYSPDVARVALAAGAGVLNLTGVEREDEMYAAAAEHDAAVIMCFVQGANVREVQDLVLGDDPIPGLIEHFGPRVERAEQLGVTRLFVDPGLGFYYGNLLDGQARVRHQARVFLNTFRLRVLGWPVCHALPHAFDFFREEVRTAEPFFAVLAAMGRTGLFRTHEVPRVRAVLETLEAIDPIGPA, from the coding sequence ATGCCCGACCCCGCGCCCCTGCTGGCCGAGATGGCCGCGCTCGCCGATGCGCACCCCGACGCCCTGCGGGCTTCCGTGCGCGCGTTCGACATCGGGGGCGTGCCGTTCGACGCCGACCGGCGCCCCGCCATCATGGGCGTGGTCAACCTGTCGCGCGACTCCTGGTACCGGGAGTCGGTGTCGCCATCCCCCGCGGCGGCGATCGAGAGAGGTCGCGTGCTGGCGGCCCAGGGCGCGGCGATCATCGACATCGGTGCGGAGTCGACGATCCCCGGCGCCGAGCGGGTGTCGCCCGAGGACCAGCTGGCGGGCGTGCTGCCGGTCGTCACCGCCCTGCGCGATGACGGCATCGTCACCTCGGTGGAGACCTACTCGCCCGATGTGGCGCGGGTGGCGCTTGCCGCGGGCGCGGGGGTGCTCAACCTCACGGGCGTGGAGCGCGAGGACGAGATGTACGCGGCAGCGGCCGAGCACGACGCCGCCGTGATCATGTGCTTCGTGCAGGGCGCGAACGTGCGCGAGGTGCAGGACCTGGTGCTGGGCGACGATCCGATTCCGGGCCTCATCGAGCACTTCGGCCCGCGCGTGGAGCGCGCCGAGCAGCTCGGGGTGACGCGGCTGTTCGTCGATCCCGGCCTGGGCTTCTACTACGGCAACCTGCTCGACGGCCAGGCCCGCGTGCGCCACCAGGCCCGGGTGTTCCTCAACACCTTCCGCCTGCGCGTGCTGGGCTGGCCGGTGTGCCACGCGCTGCCGCATGCCTTTGACTTCTTCCGCGAGGAGGTCCGCACGGCGGAGCCGTTCTTCGCGGTGCTCGCCGCGATGGGTCGCACTGGGCTTTTCCGCACGCACGAGGTGCCGCGCGTGCGCGCGGTGCTCGAAACCCTCGAGGCCATCGACCCGATCGGCCCGGCGTGA
- a CDS encoding MFS transporter produces the protein MGIGAEISAAAAYIGEISPSRLRGRAGGLAAAWGYVGFAVVPFVSMALVPAFSWGWRVLFLIGAVGGLVVLPLRLHLPSSPRWPVAVGRVDDAVQIVTAAETRAREKPSRLRVTQVPIDRPPPVRKSHDFAVFAVLFVAVWFAYDIGNYGRLTLAPTLLTDQGFSLTTSIAFLSATGIGFVVGAFTAVGVAERIERKISIIAGLVVWAAALTTIGLIPSGGVIMALGFVASATIGFAVPIMCVYTGEHFHPARRARGVSIADGTGHIGGAIAPVPVMFGRRLNGTPAD, from the coding sequence ATGGGCATCGGCGCCGAGATATCCGCGGCCGCCGCCTACATCGGCGAGATCAGCCCGTCGCGCCTGCGGGGCAGGGCGGGTGGGCTGGCGGCTGCGTGGGGCTACGTGGGCTTCGCCGTGGTGCCGTTCGTGTCGATGGCGCTCGTGCCGGCGTTCTCGTGGGGCTGGCGCGTGCTGTTCCTCATCGGGGCCGTGGGAGGCCTCGTGGTGCTTCCGCTGCGCCTGCACCTGCCGAGCTCCCCGCGCTGGCCGGTGGCGGTGGGGCGCGTGGACGATGCCGTTCAGATCGTGACGGCCGCCGAGACGCGGGCGCGCGAGAAGCCCAGCCGCCTGCGCGTGACTCAGGTGCCCATCGATCGCCCTCCGCCGGTGCGCAAGTCGCACGACTTCGCGGTGTTCGCCGTGCTGTTCGTGGCCGTGTGGTTCGCGTACGACATCGGCAACTACGGCCGGCTCACGCTCGCGCCGACGCTGCTCACCGACCAGGGGTTCTCGCTCACCACCAGCATCGCGTTCCTGTCGGCCACCGGCATCGGCTTCGTGGTGGGTGCCTTCACGGCGGTCGGGGTGGCCGAGCGCATCGAGAGGAAGATCTCCATCATCGCGGGCCTGGTGGTGTGGGCGGCGGCGCTCACCACCATCGGGCTCATCCCGTCGGGCGGCGTGATCATGGCCCTGGGCTTCGTGGCCTCGGCCACCATCGGCTTCGCGGTGCCCATCATGTGCGTGTACACCGGCGAGCACTTCCACCCGGCCCGGCGCGCCCGTGGGGTGTCCATCGCCGACGGCACCGGCCACATCGGCGGCGCCATCGCCCCGGTGCCCGTGATGTTCGGGCGCCGGTTGAACGGCACCCCGGCCGACTAG
- a CDS encoding L-histidine N(alpha)-methyltransferase translates to MPDVRIDQSVSPAAHRAGMLAVLEAGHVDNRFHYVGERSAAMWRALASAHSPAQADDGLMAYDAAARAALALLPGGPVHVIGVACGDGVKERRLLGALVSAGHRDVRATAVDVSVPLVTAAAEAMGAVPGTGVADAVAVDITAAHDLSPILAPRRPGTRLVTLFGVVSTLGPGAVAPAVSLLAPGDVLMVSANLLPDRPGARDEVMAQYDNPPTREWLAAVLEDIGLGGSGDIAFRWHEAPDGLAIVGEVTPTRMMVAEVHGVTVSMRAGRPVRVLESFRHDPASLEHIMRSAGLDRVTAHVSPSAEEGVAVGAAA, encoded by the coding sequence ATGCCCGACGTGCGCATCGACCAGAGCGTCTCCCCCGCCGCCCACCGCGCAGGAATGCTGGCCGTGCTCGAGGCCGGCCACGTGGACAACCGCTTCCACTATGTGGGAGAACGCTCGGCCGCCATGTGGCGCGCGCTGGCCTCTGCCCACTCGCCCGCGCAGGCCGATGACGGCCTGATGGCCTACGACGCCGCCGCGCGCGCCGCGCTGGCGCTGCTGCCCGGTGGCCCGGTGCACGTGATCGGCGTGGCGTGCGGCGACGGCGTGAAGGAGCGGCGCCTGCTGGGGGCGTTGGTGTCGGCAGGGCACCGCGACGTGCGCGCCACGGCCGTGGACGTGAGCGTTCCGCTCGTCACCGCGGCGGCCGAAGCCATGGGTGCGGTGCCGGGCACCGGCGTGGCCGACGCGGTGGCCGTGGACATCACCGCTGCCCACGACCTCTCCCCCATCCTCGCACCGCGCCGCCCCGGCACGCGGCTCGTCACCCTGTTCGGGGTGGTGTCCACGCTGGGCCCCGGGGCCGTGGCGCCGGCGGTCTCGCTGCTCGCCCCCGGGGACGTGCTCATGGTGAGCGCCAACCTTCTGCCCGACCGCCCCGGCGCGCGCGATGAGGTGATGGCGCAGTACGACAACCCGCCCACGCGCGAGTGGCTGGCCGCGGTGCTCGAGGACATCGGCCTCGGGGGCTCGGGCGACATCGCATTCCGCTGGCATGAGGCCCCGGACGGCCTCGCGATCGTCGGCGAGGTGACTCCCACGCGGATGATGGTGGCCGAGGTGCATGGCGTGACGGTGTCGATGCGCGCCGGGCGACCCGTGCGTGTGCTTGAGTCATTCCGGCACGACCCCGCAAGCCTTGAGCACATCATGCGCTCCGCGGGCCTCGACCGCGTGACCGCCCATGTGTCGCCCAGCGCCGAGGAGGGCGTGGCCGTGGGCGCCGCCGCCTAG
- the typA gene encoding translational GTPase TypA codes for MSARPGGRALVSSAVPTRDDLRNVAIVAHVDHGKTTLVDAMLWQSGAFRENQDVQTRVMDSGDLEREKGITILAKNTAVKRGDLTINIIDTPGHADFGGEVERGLYMVDGVLLLVDASEGPLPQTRFVLRKALEGGLPVVLVVNKVDRPDARVSEVVDEVYELFLDLGANEAQIDFPIVYTNGKAGTASLSADSQEDDLTPLFDVLRNAIPAPEYTEGAPLQALVTNLAADAYLGRLAVCRVHEGTIRKGQQVSWCRADGSMQQAKIVELFVTRELDRVPVDEAGPGDIIAIAGIEDITIGETLADPDDPRALPVITVDEPSLGLTIGINTSVLAGKEGKKLTARMVKDRLDQELIGNVSLRVQPTDRPDAWEVQGRGELQLAVLVETMRREGFELTVGKPEVLIREIDGVRHEPIERVTIDVPEDMMGVVTQLLALRKGRMEQVVNHGTGWTRLDYLVPARGLVGFRTEFLTETRGTGLLHSVFDSWQPWQGEIRMRTRGSLVADRTGVVTTFAMFGLQERGVLFVEPGDAVYEGMIVGENSRGDDLDVNICKEKKLTNMRSSTSDELERLVPPRRLSLEQALEWVRDDECVEVTPEEVRMRKTALDATERAKAAKSRKVAVAAEA; via the coding sequence ATGTCAGCCCGGCCCGGAGGGCGTGCACTAGTGTCCTCCGCCGTGCCTACCCGGGATGACCTCCGAAACGTGGCGATCGTGGCCCATGTGGACCACGGCAAGACCACCCTTGTCGACGCCATGCTGTGGCAGAGCGGCGCCTTCCGCGAGAACCAGGACGTGCAGACGCGCGTCATGGACTCCGGCGACCTCGAGCGCGAGAAGGGCATCACGATCCTCGCCAAGAACACCGCGGTCAAGCGCGGTGACCTGACCATCAACATCATCGACACGCCGGGGCACGCGGACTTCGGCGGCGAGGTCGAGCGCGGCCTCTACATGGTGGATGGCGTGCTGCTGCTGGTGGACGCCTCCGAGGGCCCCCTCCCCCAGACGCGCTTCGTGCTGCGCAAGGCACTGGAGGGCGGCCTGCCCGTGGTACTCGTGGTCAACAAGGTGGACCGCCCCGATGCCCGGGTGTCGGAGGTCGTGGACGAGGTCTACGAACTGTTCCTGGACCTAGGTGCCAACGAGGCCCAGATCGACTTCCCCATCGTCTACACCAACGGCAAGGCCGGCACGGCGTCACTGTCGGCGGACAGCCAGGAGGACGACCTCACCCCGCTGTTCGACGTGCTGCGTAATGCCATCCCGGCCCCCGAGTACACCGAGGGCGCCCCCCTTCAGGCGCTGGTCACCAACCTGGCCGCCGACGCGTACCTGGGGCGCCTGGCCGTCTGCCGCGTGCACGAGGGAACCATCCGCAAGGGCCAGCAGGTGTCGTGGTGCCGCGCAGACGGGTCGATGCAGCAGGCCAAGATCGTCGAGCTGTTCGTGACCCGCGAACTCGATCGCGTGCCCGTGGATGAAGCCGGCCCCGGCGACATCATCGCCATCGCCGGCATCGAGGACATCACCATCGGCGAGACCCTGGCCGACCCCGACGACCCGCGGGCCCTTCCCGTGATCACCGTGGACGAACCCAGCCTGGGACTCACGATCGGTATCAACACCTCCGTGCTGGCGGGCAAGGAGGGCAAGAAGCTCACGGCCCGCATGGTGAAGGACCGCCTTGACCAGGAGCTGATCGGCAACGTATCGCTGCGGGTGCAGCCCACCGACCGGCCCGATGCCTGGGAGGTGCAGGGGCGCGGCGAGCTGCAGCTGGCGGTGCTTGTGGAGACCATGCGCCGCGAGGGATTCGAGCTGACCGTGGGCAAGCCCGAGGTGCTCATCCGCGAGATCGACGGCGTGCGCCACGAGCCCATCGAGCGGGTCACCATCGACGTGCCCGAGGACATGATGGGCGTCGTCACGCAGCTGCTGGCCCTGCGCAAGGGTCGCATGGAGCAGGTGGTGAACCACGGCACCGGCTGGACGCGCCTCGACTACCTGGTGCCCGCGCGCGGCCTGGTGGGATTCCGCACGGAGTTCCTCACCGAGACCCGTGGCACCGGCCTGCTGCACTCGGTGTTCGACAGCTGGCAGCCGTGGCAGGGGGAGATCCGCATGCGCACGCGCGGCAGCCTGGTGGCCGACCGAACGGGCGTGGTGACCACCTTCGCGATGTTCGGCCTGCAGGAGCGCGGCGTGCTGTTCGTGGAGCCGGGCGACGCGGTGTACGAGGGCATGATCGTGGGCGAGAACTCCCGCGGCGACGACCTCGACGTGAACATCTGCAAGGAGAAGAAGCTCACCAACATGCGCTCGAGCACATCCGACGAGCTCGAGCGCCTGGTGCCGCCGCGCAGGCTGTCGCTGGAGCAGGCGCTGGAATGGGTGCGCGACGACGAGTGCGTGGAGGTCACCCCCGAGGAGGTGCGCATGCGCAAGACGGCCCTCGACGCCACCGAGCGCGCCAAGGCGGCGAAGAGCCGCAAGGTGGCGGTGGCCGCCGAGGCCTGA
- a CDS encoding DUF1345 domain-containing protein, protein MTTTREDAGSGRESRWPPLVALLLAALLELSLPGDLILGGGWIRWIIPALVVILIVVAAVAPLDESDRRRRLGVTLAALVTVANAVAIGELVYGIVGEAGFEGKYLIVAALQVWFTNVIVFAMWFWELDGGGPRHRAFAAPGPQEFLFAQYTLPQPWTWRPSFLDYLYLSFSNAVSFAAADVLPLRHRMKALMALESILSLLVILIIAARAISVLR, encoded by the coding sequence GTGACAACCACGCGGGAAGACGCCGGCTCCGGGCGCGAGTCGAGATGGCCGCCCCTGGTGGCCCTCCTGCTGGCCGCGCTGCTGGAGCTTAGCCTGCCCGGCGACCTCATCCTGGGCGGCGGCTGGATCCGCTGGATCATCCCGGCGCTGGTGGTCATCCTCATCGTGGTGGCGGCGGTGGCGCCGCTGGACGAGAGCGACCGACGCAGGCGCCTGGGCGTGACCCTGGCGGCCCTGGTGACGGTGGCGAACGCGGTGGCCATCGGCGAACTGGTCTACGGGATCGTGGGCGAGGCGGGGTTCGAGGGCAAGTACCTCATCGTGGCCGCGCTGCAGGTGTGGTTCACGAACGTGATCGTGTTCGCCATGTGGTTCTGGGAGCTCGACGGCGGCGGGCCGCGGCATCGCGCATTCGCCGCGCCGGGGCCGCAGGAGTTTCTGTTCGCCCAGTACACGCTGCCCCAGCCGTGGACCTGGCGACCCTCGTTTCTGGACTACCTCTACCTGTCGTTCTCGAACGCAGTCTCGTTCGCGGCAGCCGATGTGCTGCCGCTGCGCCACCGCATGAAGGCGCTCATGGCGCTGGAGTCCATCCTGTCGCTGCTGGTCATCCTCATCATCGCCGCGCGCGCGATCAGCGTGCTCCGGTAG